A single window of Pseudomonas lijiangensis DNA harbors:
- the mdcH gene encoding malonate decarboxylase subunit epsilon: protein MSSFWVFPGQGAQQVGMLHQLPDLPLVHDCLHEAAEALGEDVLALDCAEALQSTRSVQLCLLIAGVACARVLQHHGCQPDYVAGLSIGAYPAAVVARALAFEDALRLVALRGELMQNAYPEGYGMTAIIGLDQACIEASIDRVHSQETPVFLANINADNQCVIAGSSQAMEQVGRLAKEAGAAAVKRLAVSVPSHCALLDEPAQVLAKAFAEVRLETPKVRYLSGSTARPIVNVEKLRDDLTFNMCRVIDWRSTVQTAYERGVRLQIELPPGTVLTGLARKVFEQGTAVAFQGARLDSLVALSREEGTRNP from the coding sequence ATGAGCAGCTTCTGGGTGTTTCCCGGCCAGGGCGCGCAGCAAGTGGGCATGTTGCATCAGTTGCCGGATTTGCCTCTGGTCCACGATTGCCTGCACGAAGCTGCCGAGGCTCTGGGCGAGGATGTATTGGCGCTGGACTGTGCCGAAGCGTTGCAGTCGACCCGTTCCGTTCAGCTTTGCCTGCTGATCGCCGGGGTGGCCTGTGCCCGGGTTTTGCAGCACCACGGTTGTCAGCCGGATTACGTCGCCGGCCTGTCGATTGGGGCTTATCCGGCAGCTGTCGTCGCCAGGGCTCTGGCTTTCGAGGATGCGTTGCGATTGGTGGCCCTGCGCGGCGAGTTGATGCAGAACGCTTACCCCGAAGGCTATGGCATGACCGCCATTATCGGTCTGGATCAAGCCTGTATCGAGGCATCGATTGACCGGGTTCACAGCCAGGAGACGCCGGTTTTCCTGGCCAATATCAACGCCGATAACCAATGCGTCATTGCTGGCAGCAGCCAGGCGATGGAGCAGGTCGGGCGTCTGGCCAAAGAGGCCGGCGCCGCTGCCGTCAAACGCCTGGCCGTGAGCGTGCCGTCCCATTGCGCTCTGCTGGATGAACCGGCGCAGGTGCTGGCCAAGGCCTTCGCTGAGGTTCGCCTTGAAACGCCCAAGGTGCGTTATCTGAGCGGCAGTACAGCGCGCCCCATCGTGAACGTCGAAAAACTGCGCGATGACCTGACCTTCAACATGTGCCGGGTCATTGACTGGCGCAGCACCGTGCAGACCGCCTACGAGCGTGGCGTGCGGCTGCAGATCGAGTTACCGCCCGGCACCGTGCTGACGGGGCTGGCGCGCAAGGTGTTTGAACAAGGAACGGCTGTCGCCTTTCAAGGCGCTCGCCTGGACAGTCTGGTCGCGTTGTCGCGAGAGGAGGGAACCCGCAATCCATAA
- a CDS encoding cytochrome b: MQLRNSSSRYGLVGMVLHWGVAVVVFGLFALGLWMVGLDYYDTWRKAGPDLHKSIGITLFAVMLFRVVWRLLSPPPPPLASYSKLTRIGAALGHLFLYVVLFAVMFAGYLISTADGVGIPVFGLFEVPALVSGLPEQAETAGWIHLYLAWLIVVFAGFHGLAALKHHFIDRDVTLKRMLGRN, from the coding sequence ATGCAGTTACGTAATTCATCCTCCCGCTACGGTCTGGTCGGCATGGTGCTGCATTGGGGCGTGGCTGTTGTGGTCTTCGGGTTGTTTGCGCTTGGGCTGTGGATGGTGGGGCTGGATTATTACGATACCTGGCGCAAGGCCGGACCCGATCTGCACAAGAGCATCGGCATCACGCTCTTTGCCGTGATGCTGTTCCGCGTGGTCTGGCGCCTGCTCAGCCCGCCACCTCCGCCGTTGGCCAGCTACAGTAAGCTGACGCGCATCGGAGCTGCATTGGGTCATTTGTTTCTGTATGTCGTTCTGTTTGCCGTGATGTTCGCCGGTTACCTGATTTCCACTGCCGATGGCGTGGGAATCCCGGTCTTTGGTCTGTTCGAGGTGCCTGCATTGGTCAGCGGCCTTCCCGAGCAGGCGGAAACGGCGGGCTGGATTCATCTCTATCTGGCGTGGCTCATCGTGGTTTTCGCGGGGTTCCATGGCCTGGCTGCACTGAAACACCACTTCATAGATCGCGATGTGACCCTCAAGCGTATGCTGGGTCGTAACTGA
- a CDS encoding YceI family protein gives MLKKSLAALALGTALLSAGQAMAADYVIDKEGQHAFIDFKISHLGYSFIHGTFKDWDGTFSFDAAKPEASKIAVELKTASLFTNHAERDKHISSKDFLDVAKYPEAKFVSTSVKSTGEKTADVTGDLTLHGVTKPIVIKATFNGEGKDPWGGYRAGFNGTSTLNLNDFGIKGPGPTSQTLDLDISLEGVQKK, from the coding sequence ATGTTGAAGAAGTCTCTCGCCGCTCTGGCTCTTGGTACTGCTCTGTTGTCTGCCGGTCAGGCGATGGCTGCTGATTACGTGATCGACAAGGAAGGCCAGCACGCTTTCATCGACTTCAAGATCAGCCATCTGGGCTACAGCTTCATCCACGGCACTTTCAAGGACTGGGACGGTACTTTCAGCTTCGATGCTGCCAAGCCTGAAGCCAGCAAGATCGCTGTCGAGCTGAAAACTGCCAGCCTCTTCACTAACCATGCAGAGCGCGACAAGCACATCTCCAGCAAGGACTTTCTGGACGTTGCCAAATACCCGGAAGCCAAGTTCGTTTCCACCAGCGTCAAATCCACCGGCGAGAAAACCGCTGACGTCACTGGCGACCTGACCCTGCACGGCGTCACCAAGCCAATCGTGATCAAGGCTACCTTCAACGGCGAAGGCAAGGATCCATGGGGCGGCTACCGTGCCGGCTTCAACGGCACCAGCACTCTGAACCTGAACGACTTCGGCATCAAAGGCCCAGGTCCGACCTCTCAGACGCTGGACCTGGACATCAGCCTCGAAGGCGTCCAGAAGAAGTAA
- a CDS encoding DEAD/DEAH box helicase, with protein MSFASLGLSEALVRAIEAAGYTQPTPVQQRAIPAVLQGRDLMVAAQTGTGKTGGFALPILERLFPNGHPDKSQRHGPRQPRVLVLTPTRELAAQVHDSFKLYARDLKFVSACIFGGVGMNPQVQAMARGVDVLVACPGRLLDLAGQGSVDLSHVEILVLDEADRMLDMGFVHDVKKVLARLPAKRQNLLFSATFSNDITALAGKLLHNPERIEVTPPNTTVERIEQRVFRLPANHKRSLLAHLITQGAWEQVLVFTRTKHGANRLAEYLDKHGLSAVAIHGNKSQNARTKALADFKAGDVRIMVATDIAARGLDIDQLPHVVNFELPNVDEDYVHRIGRTGRAGRTGEAISLVAPDEEKLLKSIERMTRQKIPDGDLMGFDINAVEAEKPEVRERPDVRNPRAARAPRGEGEKSSNNGGRRDKGKDKGKEKPAAAAAAPGERPARQPRERKPREGTPREQRHSQPPRPSPDRAPDEFRDDDVDNFGNRADYVSPYQGKNQGRGRRPGAPAAPGAAPAGAGRPQGSGRPANPRNSGAGGAGTGAKRNGSGSGSRSGGGGRDGQQRNRRPARDDQSRQEPAVRSSREGQQPQPKIVHKESKIDRFPSAEQLDQLPSRPRGEKPALLTRNRDS; from the coding sequence ATGTCCTTTGCTTCCCTCGGTCTCTCCGAGGCTTTAGTCCGCGCCATCGAGGCAGCGGGCTATACCCAGCCTACTCCGGTGCAACAGCGGGCCATTCCCGCCGTGTTGCAAGGTCGCGACCTGATGGTTGCGGCACAGACAGGTACTGGTAAAACCGGTGGCTTCGCCCTCCCGATTCTGGAGCGGTTGTTCCCCAACGGTCATCCGGACAAATCCCAGCGTCATGGCCCGCGCCAACCCCGCGTACTGGTCCTGACCCCAACCCGCGAACTGGCTGCCCAGGTGCATGACAGCTTCAAGCTGTATGCCCGCGACCTGAAGTTCGTCAGCGCCTGCATCTTCGGCGGTGTCGGCATGAACCCGCAGGTCCAGGCCATGGCCCGTGGCGTGGACGTGCTGGTCGCCTGCCCCGGCCGCCTGCTCGACCTGGCCGGACAAGGCAGCGTCGATCTGTCCCACGTTGAAATCCTGGTGCTCGATGAAGCAGACCGGATGCTCGACATGGGCTTCGTCCACGACGTGAAAAAGGTCCTTGCCCGCCTGCCGGCCAAGCGCCAGAACCTGCTGTTCTCGGCAACGTTCTCCAACGACATCACCGCCCTGGCCGGCAAGCTGCTGCACAACCCCGAGCGCATCGAAGTCACGCCACCGAACACCACGGTCGAGCGTATCGAGCAACGGGTTTTCCGCCTGCCCGCCAACCACAAGCGTTCGCTACTGGCGCACCTGATCACTCAGGGCGCGTGGGAACAGGTTCTGGTCTTCACCCGCACCAAGCACGGCGCCAACCGCCTGGCCGAGTACCTGGACAAGCACGGCCTCAGCGCTGTCGCGATCCACGGCAACAAGAGCCAGAACGCCCGTACCAAAGCCCTGGCCGACTTCAAGGCCGGTGACGTACGGATCATGGTCGCCACCGATATCGCCGCCCGCGGCCTGGATATCGACCAGTTGCCACACGTGGTCAACTTCGAGCTGCCAAACGTCGATGAAGACTACGTGCACCGCATCGGTCGTACCGGCCGTGCAGGCCGCACCGGCGAGGCCATCTCGCTGGTCGCGCCGGACGAAGAAAAACTGCTCAAAAGCATCGAGCGCATGACCCGTCAGAAAATCCCTGACGGCGACCTGATGGGTTTCGACATCAATGCAGTCGAGGCGGAAAAGCCTGAAGTTCGTGAGCGTCCGGACGTCCGCAACCCACGCGCAGCACGTGCTCCACGTGGCGAAGGCGAAAAGAGCAGCAACAACGGTGGTCGTCGCGACAAGGGCAAGGACAAAGGCAAGGAAAAGCCGGCAGCAGCTGCAGCAGCGCCTGGCGAACGTCCGGCACGTCAGCCGCGTGAAAGAAAACCTCGCGAAGGTACGCCACGTGAGCAGCGTCACTCGCAACCACCACGCCCATCGCCTGATCGCGCACCTGACGAGTTTCGGGATGACGATGTGGATAACTTCGGCAACCGCGCTGACTATGTAAGCCCTTACCAAGGCAAGAATCAGGGCCGTGGCCGCCGTCCCGGAGCCCCTGCCGCTCCAGGCGCAGCACCTGCTGGCGCCGGACGTCCGCAAGGTTCGGGGCGCCCGGCCAACCCACGCAACTCGGGCGCAGGGGGTGCAGGCACCGGTGCCAAGCGCAATGGCTCGGGTTCCGGCTCGCGCAGTGGTGGCGGAGGCCGTGACGGCCAACAGCGCAATCGCCGCCCGGCACGTGACGATCAGTCCCGCCAGGAACCGGCCGTTCGCAGTTCCCGTGAAGGCCAGCAACCTCAGCCGAAGATCGTGCACAAGGAATCGAAAATCGATCGGTTCCCGTCTGCCGAGCAGCTCGATCAGTTGCCAAGCCGCCCACGCGGTGAAAAACCGGCCTTGCTGACTCGCAACCGCGATAGCTGA
- a CDS encoding 16S rRNA (uracil(1498)-N(3))-methyltransferase, protein MRLSRFFTDATLSLGEHELPEAQAHYISRVLRMAEGDALQLFDGSGTEFRGTLVEVGKKRVRVQLTESLAGQIESPLRIHLGQGLSRGERMDWAIQKATELGVTEITPIVSERCEVRLKDERAEKRQAHWQQIAISACEQCGRSVVPVIHPPMPLADWLKQTQADLKLVLHPVAEALTSHEKPTTLAFLIGPEGGLNDAEVEQAKASGFHAARLGPRVLRTETAPVVALSVAQQLWGDF, encoded by the coding sequence ATGAGACTGTCCCGATTCTTTACCGACGCCACACTGAGCCTGGGCGAACACGAATTGCCCGAGGCTCAGGCGCACTACATCAGTCGCGTCCTGCGCATGGCCGAGGGCGATGCGCTGCAACTGTTCGACGGTTCGGGCACGGAGTTTCGCGGCACGCTGGTGGAAGTCGGCAAGAAGCGCGTGCGCGTCCAGCTCACGGAAAGCCTGGCCGGGCAGATCGAATCGCCGCTGCGCATTCATCTGGGCCAGGGGCTGTCTCGTGGCGAGCGGATGGACTGGGCGATCCAGAAAGCCACAGAGCTGGGCGTGACTGAAATTACCCCCATCGTCAGCGAACGCTGCGAAGTCCGCCTCAAGGACGAGCGCGCCGAAAAGCGTCAGGCGCACTGGCAACAGATCGCAATCAGCGCCTGCGAGCAATGCGGCCGTTCAGTGGTGCCGGTGATTCATCCACCAATGCCGCTGGCCGACTGGCTCAAGCAGACCCAGGCCGACCTCAAGCTGGTCCTGCACCCGGTCGCAGAAGCCCTGACCAGCCATGAAAAACCGACGACCCTGGCCTTTCTGATCGGCCCTGAAGGCGGTTTGAACGATGCTGAAGTCGAGCAGGCCAAAGCATCAGGCTTCCACGCCGCCCGCCTCGGCCCCCGCGTGCTGCGCACCGAGACAGCGCCGGTGGTGGCACTGAGCGTGGCGCAGCAATTGTGGGGGGATTTCTAA
- the madL gene encoding malonate transporter subunit MadL codes for MIIYGVALLAICTLAGVILGDMLGVLLGVKSNVGGVGIAMILLICARLWMEKNGGMSKECEMGVGFWGAMYIPVVVAMAAQQNVVTALKGGPVAVLAAIGSVVLCACTIALISRTNRGEPLPKEEPDVIPTATPVGGR; via the coding sequence ATGATTATCTACGGTGTGGCTTTGCTGGCTATTTGCACCCTTGCAGGGGTGATTCTAGGTGACATGCTCGGCGTTCTGCTGGGGGTCAAATCCAACGTGGGCGGTGTCGGTATCGCCATGATCCTGTTGATCTGCGCCCGCCTGTGGATGGAGAAAAACGGCGGCATGAGCAAGGAATGCGAGATGGGCGTCGGCTTCTGGGGTGCCATGTACATTCCGGTGGTGGTGGCCATGGCCGCCCAACAGAATGTGGTCACAGCGCTCAAGGGCGGACCTGTTGCCGTGCTGGCAGCCATCGGTTCGGTGGTGTTGTGTGCCTGCACCATTGCGTTGATCAGCCGTACCAACCGGGGCGAGCCGCTGCCCAAGGAAGAGCCGGACGTGATCCCGACTGCAACCCCTGTAGGAGGCCGCTGA
- the madM gene encoding malonate transporter subunit MadM, giving the protein MWDLIEKGLEHNGLITAFAFVGVIMWISVILSRRLTFGRVHGSAIAIVIGLILAWVGGTLTGGQKGLADMALFSGIGLMGGAMLRDFAIVATAFEVQATEARKAGMIGAVALFLGTILPFIVGASVAWVFGYRDAISMTTIGAGAVTYIVGPVTGAALGATSDVMALSIATGLIKAIVVMVGTPMAARWMGLDNPRSAMVFGGLAGTVSGVTAGLAATDRRLVPYGALTATFHTGLGCLLGPSLLYFIVRGIVG; this is encoded by the coding sequence ATGTGGGATCTCATCGAGAAAGGTCTTGAACACAACGGTCTGATCACAGCCTTCGCCTTCGTCGGCGTCATCATGTGGATTTCGGTCATTCTGTCCAGGCGACTCACTTTCGGGCGGGTGCATGGTTCGGCCATTGCGATTGTCATCGGCCTGATTCTGGCCTGGGTCGGCGGCACCTTGACTGGCGGGCAGAAAGGCCTGGCCGACATGGCGCTGTTCTCCGGGATCGGCCTGATGGGCGGCGCGATGCTGCGAGACTTCGCCATCGTCGCCACGGCCTTCGAGGTGCAGGCCACCGAAGCACGCAAGGCCGGGATGATCGGCGCGGTTGCCTTGTTCCTGGGCACCATCCTGCCGTTCATCGTGGGTGCGAGCGTTGCCTGGGTGTTCGGTTATCGCGACGCCATCAGCATGACCACCATCGGCGCAGGAGCCGTCACCTACATCGTGGGTCCGGTGACGGGCGCTGCCCTGGGTGCGACCTCGGATGTAATGGCCCTGTCCATTGCCACCGGTTTGATCAAGGCGATTGTGGTGATGGTCGGCACACCCATGGCGGCCCGCTGGATGGGGCTGGACAACCCACGCTCCGCGATGGTCTTCGGCGGCCTGGCCGGCACCGTCAGCGGCGTGACGGCTGGCCTTGCTGCTACAGATCGGCGCCTGGTGCCTTACGGCGCACTCACCGCCACCTTCCACACCGGGCTGGGCTGCCTGCTCGGGCCGTCGCTGCTCTACTTCATCGTGCGCGGGATAGTGGGATAG
- the trhA gene encoding PAQR family membrane homeostasis protein TrhA — MYYGEKFNAWSHLVGAVLAAVGAIWLLVMASLQGDIWKIVGVAIYGLCLVSLYSVSTVYHSVRGRAKVIMQKVDHFSIYLMIAGSYTPFCLVTLRGPWGWSLFGVVWGLALIGILQEIKPRSEARIMSIVIYAVMGWIVLVAVKPLLATLGLAGFIWLAGGGVLYTVGIIFFAYDHIRHWHGIWHLFVIAGSLMHFVAIFFYVL, encoded by the coding sequence ATGTACTACGGAGAAAAATTCAACGCCTGGTCACATCTGGTGGGCGCTGTATTGGCGGCTGTCGGTGCGATCTGGTTATTGGTGATGGCGAGCCTGCAGGGCGATATCTGGAAGATTGTCGGCGTGGCCATCTACGGCCTGTGTCTGGTGAGCCTGTATAGCGTTTCGACGGTGTATCACAGCGTCCGCGGACGGGCGAAGGTCATCATGCAGAAGGTCGATCATTTTTCGATCTACCTGATGATTGCAGGCAGTTACACGCCATTCTGTCTGGTGACGTTGCGCGGCCCGTGGGGCTGGAGCCTGTTTGGTGTGGTCTGGGGACTGGCGCTGATCGGCATCCTGCAAGAGATCAAGCCACGTTCCGAGGCCCGGATCATGTCCATCGTGATCTACGCGGTCATGGGCTGGATCGTGCTGGTGGCCGTAAAACCGCTGTTGGCGACGCTGGGGTTGGCAGGGTTCATCTGGCTGGCAGGTGGCGGCGTGCTGTACACCGTGGGCATCATTTTCTTTGCCTACGACCACATCCGCCACTGGCACGGCATCTGGCACCTGTTCGTGATTGCCGGAAGCCTGATGCACTTCGTAGCTATCTTCTTCTACGTGCTCTAA
- a CDS encoding adenosylmethionine--8-amino-7-oxononanoate transaminase gives MGLNDQWMQRDLKVLWHPCTQMKDHENLPLIPIKRGEGVWLEDFEGKRYLDAVSSWWVNVFGHANPRINQRIKDQVDQLEHVILAGFSHQPVIELSERLVKLTPEGLTRCFYADNGSSCIEVALKMSFHYWLNRGKPNKKRFVTLTNSYHGETMAAMSVGDVPLFTETYKALLLDTLKVPSPDCYNRPQGMSWEEHSRNMFAAMEQTLAEHHDSVAAVIVEPLIQGAGGMRMYHPVYLKLLREACDRYGVHLIHDEIAVGFGRTGSMFACEQAGIRPDFLCLSKALTGGYLPLAACLTTDEVYDAFYDDYPTLRAFLHSHSYTGNPLACAAALATLDIFEQDNVIENNKALAQRMATATAHLVDHPHVAEVRQTGMALAIEMVQDKATKTAYPWQERRGLQVFQHALERGALLRPLGSVVYFLPPYVITPEQIDFLAEVASEGIDIATRSSISVAVRENFHPDFRDPG, from the coding sequence ATGGGCCTGAATGACCAGTGGATGCAACGTGACCTCAAGGTCCTGTGGCACCCCTGCACGCAGATGAAAGATCACGAAAACCTGCCACTGATCCCCATCAAGCGCGGTGAAGGCGTCTGGCTGGAAGACTTTGAAGGCAAGCGTTATCTGGATGCCGTCAGCTCCTGGTGGGTCAACGTGTTCGGCCATGCCAACCCGCGCATCAACCAGCGGATCAAGGACCAGGTCGACCAGCTTGAACACGTCATCCTGGCAGGCTTCAGCCACCAGCCGGTGATCGAGCTGTCCGAGCGACTGGTCAAACTCACGCCCGAAGGGCTGACACGCTGCTTCTACGCCGACAATGGGTCGTCCTGCATCGAAGTCGCGCTGAAAATGAGCTTTCATTACTGGCTCAACCGCGGCAAGCCGAACAAGAAGCGCTTCGTGACCCTGACCAACAGTTATCACGGCGAAACCATGGCCGCGATGTCGGTGGGTGACGTACCGCTGTTCACCGAAACCTACAAAGCGCTGCTGCTGGATACCCTCAAGGTGCCGAGCCCGGACTGCTATAACCGCCCGCAAGGCATGAGCTGGGAAGAACACTCACGCAACATGTTCGCCGCCATGGAACAGACCCTGGCCGAACATCACGACAGCGTGGCGGCAGTGATCGTTGAGCCGCTGATCCAGGGTGCAGGCGGCATGCGCATGTATCACCCGGTCTACCTCAAACTGCTGCGCGAGGCCTGTGACCGTTACGGCGTGCACCTGATTCACGATGAAATCGCCGTGGGCTTCGGTCGTACCGGCAGCATGTTTGCCTGCGAACAGGCCGGTATCCGCCCGGACTTCCTGTGCCTGTCCAAGGCCCTGACCGGTGGTTATCTGCCACTGGCCGCCTGCCTGACTACAGACGAAGTGTACGACGCCTTCTACGACGACTACCCGACCCTGCGCGCTTTCCTGCATTCCCACAGCTACACCGGCAATCCGCTGGCCTGTGCGGCGGCATTGGCGACCCTCGATATCTTCGAGCAGGACAATGTCATCGAAAACAACAAGGCGCTGGCACAACGCATGGCCACTGCCACGGCGCATCTGGTGGATCATCCCCATGTAGCTGAAGTACGCCAGACCGGCATGGCGCTGGCCATCGAGATGGTGCAGGACAAGGCGACCAAGACCGCCTACCCATGGCAGGAGCGCCGCGGCCTGCAGGTTTTCCAGCACGCGCTGGAGCGCGGCGCACTGTTGAGGCCACTGGGCAGCGTGGTGTACTTCCTGCCGCCGTACGTGATCACCCCCGAGCAGATCGACTTCCTGGCCGAAGTCGCCAGCGAAGGCATAGACATCGCCACCCGCAGCAGCATCAGCGTGGCCGTACGCGAGAACTTCCATCCGGATTTTCGCGATCCGGGCTAA
- a CDS encoding flavin monoamine oxidase family protein has product MLSGWLRACALIVIGLVSVSTFANEKQRTAIVVGGGLAGLTAAYELQNKGWQVTLLEARPVIGGRSGLATSEWIGNAKAQPVLNRYLDSFKIQSVPAPEFVRTPSYLIDGVHFTQADLALKQPATAEAIKRYEETLDNLARSIEDPENPAANSTLFALDQINVANWLDRLNLPATARQLINQQIRTRYDEPSRLSLLYFAQQSRVYRGVDERDQRAARLPGGSAVLAQAFVKQLKTIKTSSAVSAIVQDKDSVAVKVGSVGYSADYVVLAVPLRSLGNIQMTPALDARHLGALKGTNYGWRDQIMLKFKTPVWDSKARMSGEVFSNTGLGMLWIEPALKGGANVVINLSGDNARIMQAFGDKQLVDQVLIRLHTFYPQARGAYTGYEIRRYSVDPSTGGSYLAFGPGQISKYWRLWEKPVQRVAFAGEHTDALYPGTLEGALRSGQRAASQVQDLAAGKSFEPVKVVPPVAPAPAPAVKKSEGGFFSNLFGFGDSSDQPAEKPAEKPVEKAPEPTPAPAPVPAPVAPVVAPAVEPAKTPAKTEPAKKAAAKAEPAKKAPAKEAVKKEPVKKEAAKKEPVKEKAPAKPAAAPKTPAKTEAAPADVKN; this is encoded by the coding sequence ATGCTTTCTGGGTGGCTGCGCGCGTGTGCGCTGATAGTGATAGGTCTGGTCAGCGTTTCGACGTTCGCCAATGAAAAACAACGTACAGCCATTGTTGTCGGAGGCGGTCTGGCCGGCCTGACGGCGGCTTATGAATTGCAGAACAAAGGCTGGCAGGTCACGCTGCTGGAAGCCCGGCCCGTTATCGGCGGCCGTTCGGGACTCGCCACCAGTGAGTGGATCGGCAACGCCAAGGCGCAGCCCGTCCTGAACCGCTATCTGGACAGCTTCAAGATCCAGAGCGTGCCGGCTCCAGAGTTCGTGCGCACTCCCAGCTACCTGATCGACGGCGTGCATTTCACCCAGGCCGACCTGGCGCTCAAGCAACCGGCGACTGCCGAGGCTATTAAGCGTTATGAGGAAACCCTGGATAATCTGGCTCGCTCCATCGAAGACCCGGAAAACCCGGCCGCCAACAGCACGCTGTTCGCCCTGGACCAGATCAACGTGGCCAACTGGCTGGATCGTCTGAACCTGCCTGCGACGGCGCGTCAGTTGATCAACCAGCAGATTCGCACCCGCTATGACGAACCTTCGCGTCTGTCGCTGCTGTATTTCGCCCAGCAGTCGCGGGTCTACCGTGGCGTGGACGAGCGCGATCAGCGCGCTGCACGTCTGCCGGGCGGCAGTGCGGTACTGGCCCAGGCTTTCGTCAAACAACTCAAGACCATCAAGACCAGCTCTGCGGTCTCGGCCATCGTGCAGGACAAGGACAGCGTCGCGGTCAAGGTCGGCAGCGTCGGCTACAGCGCCGATTACGTGGTGCTGGCCGTGCCTTTGCGCTCGCTGGGCAACATTCAGATGACACCGGCACTGGATGCCCGGCACCTGGGCGCCCTGAAGGGCACCAACTATGGCTGGCGCGACCAGATCATGCTCAAGTTCAAGACGCCGGTCTGGGACAGCAAGGCGCGCATGTCGGGTGAAGTGTTCAGCAATACCGGACTGGGCATGCTGTGGATCGAGCCCGCGCTCAAGGGTGGCGCCAATGTGGTGATCAACTTGTCGGGCGACAATGCCCGGATCATGCAGGCTTTTGGCGACAAGCAACTGGTGGATCAGGTGCTGATTCGTCTGCACACGTTTTATCCACAGGCGCGTGGCGCCTACACCGGTTATGAAATCCGTCGCTACAGCGTCGATCCATCCACCGGCGGTTCTTACCTGGCATTTGGTCCCGGCCAGATCAGCAAATACTGGCGCCTGTGGGAAAAGCCCGTGCAGCGTGTAGCTTTTGCGGGTGAACATACGGACGCTCTGTACCCGGGCACACTGGAAGGCGCTCTGCGTAGTGGCCAGCGTGCCGCCAGTCAGGTACAGGATCTGGCGGCTGGCAAGTCGTTCGAGCCGGTCAAGGTGGTTCCGCCTGTGGCACCTGCGCCTGCGCCAGCAGTGAAGAAGTCGGAAGGTGGTTTCTTCAGCAACCTGTTCGGTTTCGGTGATTCTTCCGACCAGCCTGCTGAAAAACCTGCCGAGAAGCCGGTCGAAAAAGCACCCGAGCCGACTCCAGCCCCGGCGCCTGTACCAGCGCCTGTTGCTCCGGTGGTTGCGCCAGCGGTTGAGCCGGCCAAGACGCCTGCCAAGACCGAGCCTGCCAAGAAAGCGGCGGCCAAGGCCGAGCCAGCCAAAAAGGCACCGGCAAAGGAAGCCGTGAAAAAAGAGCCTGTGAAAAAAGAGGCTGCCAAGAAGGAGCCAGTGAAGGAAAAGGCACCCGCCAAACCGGCTGCTGCCCCTAAAACACCGGCTAAAACCGAAGCAGCACCGGCTGACGTCAAGAACTGA
- a CDS encoding LysR family transcriptional regulator, producing the protein MQIDDELTLKKLEIFLAFMRTGNLARAAAELQTSNVSVHRAIHSLESALRCPLFKHEGRNLTPMESAYVLEERAQKLIQDVLSTIEATRQAAGFSAARFKLGALYSLTVKTVPQLIMGLKIRRSELNIDLILGSNIDLFYKLKNMEVDAMLVSLDESLNDADCEHLPLFSDDIFLAVPADSPLSQHSEVDLSDLREETFITLTQGFATHRDGIRVFEQAGFEPKVAMQVNDIFTLLSMVSSGVGYALLPGRIAAVYENRVRLIPLQERYRMQQHIGLAFLKSRERDPNLLALIAECRMYANRLSTTP; encoded by the coding sequence ATGCAGATCGATGACGAGCTGACCCTGAAAAAACTTGAAATCTTCCTGGCCTTCATGCGCACCGGCAATCTGGCGCGGGCGGCTGCGGAGTTGCAGACCAGCAATGTCAGCGTGCACCGCGCCATTCATTCGCTGGAAAGCGCCCTGCGTTGCCCGCTGTTCAAGCATGAGGGTCGCAACCTGACGCCGATGGAAAGCGCCTATGTGCTGGAAGAGCGCGCCCAGAAGCTGATCCAGGACGTGCTGAGCACCATTGAAGCCACCCGCCAGGCGGCAGGTTTTTCGGCTGCACGCTTCAAGCTCGGCGCGTTGTATTCACTGACGGTCAAGACCGTGCCGCAGCTCATCATGGGTCTGAAGATCCGCCGCAGCGAACTGAATATCGACCTGATCCTGGGCTCGAACATCGACCTGTTCTACAAGCTCAAGAACATGGAAGTCGATGCGATGCTGGTCTCGCTGGATGAAAGTCTCAATGACGCGGACTGCGAGCACCTGCCGCTGTTTTCCGACGATATCTTCCTCGCCGTACCGGCCGACTCACCCCTCTCGCAGCACAGCGAAGTCGATTTGAGCGACCTGCGTGAAGAAACCTTCATTACCCTGACACAAGGCTTCGCCACCCACCGAGACGGCATACGGGTATTCGAGCAGGCGGGGTTCGAGCCCAAGGTCGCGATGCAGGTGAACGACATCTTCACCCTGCTGAGCATGGTCAGCTCCGGCGTGGGTTACGCCCTGCTGCCAGGGCGCATCGCAGCGGTCTATGAAAACCGCGTGCGACTGATCCCGCTGCAGGAACGCTATCGCATGCAACAACACATCGGTCTGGCCTTCCTCAAATCCAGAGAACGCGACCCGAACCTGCTGGCACTGATTGCCGAGTGTCGGATGTATGCCAACCGCCTCTCAACTACCCCGTAA